The Daucus carota subsp. sativus chromosome 7, DH1 v3.0, whole genome shotgun sequence genome window below encodes:
- the LOC108194678 gene encoding L-tryptophan--pyruvate aminotransferase 1 — protein MCGATEQGHARNNGAATNLSSDTLVNLDHGDPMIFETYWRNMGDKCTVMIPGYQSLSYFADTENLCWFLEPKLEESIKNLHKVVGNAVVDDHYIVVGTGSSQLIQAALYALAPPDQPKPASIVCAAPYYSCYKEMAEFLRSGLYKWEGDAHTFDKDGPYIEMVTSPNNPDGVCREAVVKKDGGKLVHDLAYYWPQYTPITAPADYDIMLFTVSKCTGHAGSRIGWALVKDKEVAQKMVTFMTISTIGVSKESQQRAAKILEVISNGCKDPKSSNGITDNFFLYGQSILSKRWDKLRNTLKHSQVFSLAKYPIKYCHFTQDFSEAHPAFAWIKAKDSIDDCEKLFRGHKVLTRSGRRFGSDPKYVRVSMVSKEEDFQLFITRLSSIN, from the exons ATGTGTGGCGCAACAGAGCAGGGTCATGCCAGGAATAATGGTGCTGCCACAAACTTATCGTCTGATACTCTTGTCAATCTTGAtca TGGGGATCCAATGATTTTCGAGACTTACTGGAGAAACATGGGGGATAAGTGTACAGTGATGATTCCAGGGTATCAGTCATTAAGCTACTTTGCTGATACTGAAAATTTGTGCTGGTTTTTGGAGCCAAAACTGGAGGAATCCATCAAGAATTTGCATAAGGTGGTTGGAAATGCAGTTGTCGACGATCATTACATTGTCGTTGGAACAGGGTCTAGTCAGCTTATTCAGGCTGCTCTCTATGCTCTCGCGCCACCAGACCAGCCAAAGCCAGCCAGCATTGTCTGTGCAGCTCCTTATTACTCG TGCTACAAGGAGATGGCTGAATTTTTGCGGTCAGGGCTCTACAAGTGGGAAGGCGACGCCCACACATTTGACAAGGACGGACCATACATTGAAATGGTGACCTCTCCAAACAACCCGGATGGTGTGTGTCGAGAGGCAGTTGTGAAAAAAGACGGAGGAAAACTTGTTCATGATCTCGCCTATTACTGGCCTCAGTACACTCCCATCACTGCTCCAGCTGATTATGATATAATGCTGTTTACAGTTTCCAAATGCACTGGACATGCTGGCTCCAGAATTGG TTGGGCTCTGGTGAAGGATAAAGAAGTAGCACAAAAAATGGTTACTTTCATGACAATCAGCACGATTGGTGTATCAAAAGAATCCCAGCAGAGGGCTGCGAAGATCCTGGAAGTCATTTCCAATGGCTGTAAAGATCCAAAATCTTCCAATGGCATTACTGACAACTTCTTTCTCTATGGACAAAGCATCCTGAGCAAAAGATGGGACAAATTAAGGAACACTCTGAAGCATAGTCAAGTGTTCAGCCTTGCCAAGTACCCCATCAAGTATTGTCATTTCACCCAAGATTTCTCCGAAGCACATCCTG CTTTTGCATGGATCAAGGCCAAGGACAGTATAGATGATTGCGAGAAGTTGTTTAGAGGGCATAAGGTGCTGACCAGAAGTGGAAGGCGATTCGGGTCAGATCCCAAGTATGTCAGGGTTAGTATGGTGAGCAAAGAAGAAGATTTCCAGCTCTTTATAACGCGCTTATCTTCAATCAACTAA
- the LOC108193528 gene encoding uncharacterized protein LOC108193528, with product MIRFSSAALQCAELFVSSLVHVVYGFYIFSTAVAGDLSQSLNEWFHRNKCSDIIRVTQKDSQSLNNSNDLPPIVLVHGIFGFGTGRLGGLSYFAGAEKKDERVLVPDLGSLTSIYDRARELFYYLKGGQVDYGEEHSKACGHSQFGRIYEKGHYPEWDENHPIHFVGHSAGAQVVRVLQQMLADKAFKGHENASENWVLSLTSLSGAFNGTTRTYLDGMQPEDGKSLKPLCLLQLCRLGVILYDWLDISWLKEYYNFGFDHYNLTWKKIGFWGLVDCLLGKTGPFASGDWILPDLTIQGSLRLNSHLSTFPDTYYFSYATKRTRSVLGFTVPSGILGIHPLLFIRVLQMCHWCHPSDASPPFKGYRDEDWWDNDGALNTISMTHPRFPVEHPSCLVESNSEFQNVQPGIWYYKFVEGDHILFIINRERAGVQFDLLYDSIFERCRKHAFRKTPLTLPNQ from the exons ATGATCAGATTTTCCTCAGCTGCACTGCAATGTGCAGAGCTGTTTGTGAGCTCCTTGGTGCATGTGGTTTATGGGTTTTATATCTTCAGCACAGCTGTGGCTGGTGATCTTTCTCAGTCCTTGAATGAATGGTTTCACAGGAATAAATGCTCAGATATTATAAGGGTTACTCAGAAAGATTCTCAATCTCTGAACAATTCTAATGATTTGCCTCCCATTGTTTTGGTTCATGGAATCTTTGGGTTTGGTACAGGG AGATTGGGTGGTCTATCATATTTTGCTGGAGCAGAGAAGAAGGATGAAAGAGTTCTGGTGCCTGATCTCGGTTCATTGACAAGCATTTATGATAG GGCAAGAGAGCTGTTCTATTATCTAAAAGGTGGGCAAGTTGATTATGGTGAAGAGCATAGCAAAGCATGTGGCCATTCTCAGTTTGGCAGGATCTATGAAAAAG GGCACTATCCTGAATGGGATGAGAATCACCCAATTCATTTTGTTGGGCATTCAGCTGGTGCACAAGTTGTTCGTGTTTTGCAGCAAATGCTTGCGGATAAG GCATTTAAGGGACATGAAAACGCTTCTGAAAACTGGGTACTAAGCCTTACATCATTGTCTGGTGCTTTCAATGGAACCACTAGAACGTACTTAGATGGAATGCA GCCAGAAGATGGAAAGTCCTTGAAACCTCTGTGTCTGTTGCAATTATGTCGGTTAGGGGTTATACTCTATGATTGGTTGGACATATCCTGGTTAAAAGAGTACTATAATTTTGGGTTTGATCATTACAACTTGACATGGAAGAAAATTGGTTTTTGGGGTCTTGTTGATTGTCTCCTAGGGAAAACTGGCCCTTTCGCGTCTGGAGACTGGATCCTGCCTGATCTTACAATCCAGGGTTCATTGCGACTGAACAGCCATTTATCTACTTTCCCTGATACATACTATTTCAGTTATGCGACGAAGCGCACAAGGAGTGTTCTGGGTTTTACAGTTCCGTCTGGAATATTGGGAATTCACCCTTTACTTTTCATAAGAGTTCTGCAGATGTGTCATTGGTGTCATCCTTCTGATGCGTCTCCCCCATTTAAAGGCTATCG GGATGAAGATTGGTGGGATAACGATGGAGCTCTTAACACCATATCAATGACTCACCCTCGTTTCCCAGTTGAACACCCAAGTTGCCTTGTTGAAAGCAATTCTGAGTTCCAAAATGTGCAACCAGGCATCTG GTATTATAAGTTTGTGGAAGGTGATCACATTCTTTTCATAATTAACCGAGAAAGAGCAGGAGTCCAATTCGATTTGTTGTATGACAGCATTTTTGAACGGTGCAGAAAGCATGCATTTAGGAAAACACCATTAACATTGCCAAACCAGTAG